A segment of the Acidobacteriota bacterium genome:
CCTCGTGGGCACCCTCCGCGACGCGGGGCGGGGGCCGCATCCGCCCGGAGGAGGCCCTCGCGCGGCCAGGGCCCACCGCCGAGGCCCGCGGCCTCACGCTCGCCCGCGTGCTGTATCCGCCGGACGTGCCCGGGGCGTCGGCGCCGCCCCCGCCCCCCGCGCGATAGAATTCGCCGTTCGGGCGCATCCCGCCCGGCCCGATGATCGACAAGGATTCCATCGCCGCCGCCGGTTCCCCCGACCGAGCCCTGCTCGACGGGCTCGACCTCGCGCGGCTGCCCCGGCACGTGGCCGTCATCATGGACGGCAACGGGCGCTGGGCGCGCCAGCGCCGGCTGCCGCGCGTGGAGGGCCACCGCGCGGGGATCGCCTCCGTCCGGGCCACCGTAGAGACGGCCGCGCGCCTGGAGCTGACCGCGCTGACGCTCTACGCGTTCTCCACGGAGAACTGGAAGCGGCCGCACCTCGAGGTCGCGACGCTCATGGCGCTCCTCAAGGAGTACCTCCGGCGCGAGCTGAGGACGCTGCTCGACAACGACATCAAGTTCCGCGTCGTGGGCCGCATGGACGGACTCGACTCCTCCGTCCAGCGCGAGCTGCAGAGCGCGCTCGACGCGACGGCGCACTGCAAGGGCATGGTCTTCAACATCGCCCTCAACTACTCCGGGCGCACCGAGCTCGCCGACGCCATGCGGTCGCTCGCCGCCGAGGTGAAGGCCGGGCGCCTGCAGCCCGAGGAGATCGACGAGGCCGCGATCGAGGCGCGCCTCTACACGGCCGGCCTGCCCGACCCGGACCTCCTGATCCGGACGAGCGGCGAGATGCGGATCTCGAACTACCTCCTCTGGCAGATCGCGTACGCGGAGATCTACGTGACGCCGGTCCTGTGGCCCGACTTTCGGGCCCGCCACTTCCTCGAGGCTCTCGCCGAATTCCAGAAGCGCGAGCGGCGCTACGGCGGCGTCCTGGACGACGAGCAGCCCCTGCGCGAGGACGGCCCGCGCCCGGCGGCGGCCACGCGGTGAAGTTCCAGAGGGAGGTCACGGCCGCCGTTCTCATCCCGGCGGTCCTCGCGGTGCTGGTCTTCGCGCCGACGTGGGCGTTCTCGCTCCTCGTCGCGGCGGCCGCGTGTGTCGCGCTCCTGGAGTTCTACGCGCTCCTCGCGGCCGGGGGCTGGTTCGTGCCGCGCTCGGCGGGCCTCGTCCTCTTCGGGGCGCTCCTCGCGGCCGCGCACCTTGCCGCGCCCGTCGCCCTCCTCGCGCTCACGGCGGCAACGCTGCTTCTCCTGCCGACGCTCGTGATGTTCGCCTCGCCAGCCGAGGCCGTCCTTCTCCCGTCTTCGGCGGGCTCCGTCTTCGCGACGCTCTACGTCGCGCTCGGCGCCTCGTCGATCATCGGGCTGAGGGCGCACGGCTGGCAGCCCGTGGTCTTCCTCTTCGCGGTGGTCTGGGCCGGCGACTCGGCGGCGTACTACGTGGGCCGCCGCTGGGGGGAAACGGAAGCTCGCGCCCGTCGTGAGCCCGAAGAAGACGTGGGAAGGCCTCTGGGGCCAGCTCGCGGGCGGAACGCTCTTCGGGGCGGCCGCGGCGTTCCTGATCGCCCCGGGCGCGCGGGGCACCGCCTTCGTCGCCCTCGCGGGCGCCGCCTTCGGCCTCGTCGTGTCGGCCACGGCCGTCGTCGGCGATCTCGTCGAGTCGACGTTCAAGCGCAGCGTCGCCGTGAAGGACTCCGGCGGCCTCCTGCCCGGCCACGGCGGCCTCCTCGACCGGCTGGACTCCTTGCTCTACGCTTCGCCCGTGCTGCTCATGGCCCTGACTCTCCTGCCCGGAGGCCCGCGTTGACCGCGAAGAAGCGAATCGCGCTCCTCGGCGCCACGGGCTCCATCGGCGACTCGGCGCTCTCGGTCGTCGCCCACTTCCCCGAGCGCTTCGAGATCGTGACGATGTCGGCGGGCTCGAACCTCGAGAAGTTTCTCCCCGCGATCGCGGCCGCGAAGCCGAAGGTCGTCTCCGTGAAGACGAAGGAGGACGCGGCCCGCGTGCGGCAGGAGTTTCCCGGCGTCGCCGTCGGTTTCGGCGAGCAGGGCCTCGTGGACGTCGCGACGCATCCCGACGCCGACGTCGTGCTCGGGGGAATCGTCGGCTCGGCGGGTCTCGTCCCCGCGTACGAGGCCGTCAAGCTCGGCAAGACGCTCGCGCTCGCGAACAAGGAGACGCTTGTCGTCGCGGGCGAGCCGCTCATGCGCGCGGCGCGCGCGGCCGGCGCCGCCGTCCTCCCCGTGGACTCGGAGCACTGCGCGCTCCACCAGGCCCTCCGCGCCGGCGCCGCCTCCGAGGTGAGGCGCCTCGTCCTCACCGCATCCGGAGGCCCCTTCCGGACGCGGCCCTTCGAGACGTTCTCCGCGATCACGATCGAGGACGCGCTCCGCCATCCGACGTGGAAGATGGGCCCGAAGATCACGATCGACTCGGCGACGATGATGAACAAGGGCCTCGAGGTCATCGAGGCCCGCTGGCTGTTCGACGTCGAGGTCGAGCGCATCGGCGTCGTGATCCACCCGCAGTCGATCGTCCATTCGATGGTCGAGTACGTGGACGGGTCGGTTCTCGCGCAGATGTCTCCGAACGACATGCGCTTCCCGATCCTCTATGCGCTCTGCTACCCCGAGCGCATCGAAACCCCTCTCCCGCGCCTCGACCTCGCGGCCCTCGGGACGCTCACGTTCGAGGCGCTGGACGAGGCGCGCTACCCGGCCGTCCCGCTCGCCTGCGCCGCGCTCAAGACGGGCGGCTCGGCCCCCGCCGTGCTGAACGCGGCGAACGAGGTGGCCGTGGAGGCGTTCCTCAAGGGGCGCATCCCGTACCTCGGGATCGTCGAGACGGTCGCGCGGGTCCTCGCGCGGCACAAGGTCCTTCCGATTTCCTCCGTCGCGGCGGCCCTCGAGGCCGACGCATGGGCCCGGCGCGAAGCCGAGACCCTCCTCCCGGCGCTCGAGCGGCCGGCGGCAACCAACCGCGCCGTTCCGGCGTAATCAACCCGAGGTTTCATGAACATCCCGACCAACATCCTCGCCCTCGTCTTCGTGCTCTCGTTCCTGATCGTCTTCCACGAAGGCGGCCACTTCGCCGTGGCGAAGTTCTTCAAGTTCCCGGTCGAGGTGTTCTCCCTCGGCTTCGGCAAGCGGCTCTTCGGATGGAAGCGGAAGGAGACGGACTACCGCGTCTCGCTGATCCCGCTCGGCGGCTACGTGAAGGTCGTGGGCCTCGGGCCCGACGAGAGCGACATCGTCGCCGGGGAGCATGCGGCCCCCGCGCAGCCCGGGACGCGCCTGCAGCGCCTCCTGATCCTCTTCGCCGGACCGGGCGTGAACCTCGTCCTCGCGTTCCTGCTCACGGCGCTCGCATTCCTCGTGGGCATCGAGGTCGCGGCCTACAAGTCCGAGACGCCCGTCGTGAAGGTCGTGGACCACGGGAGCCCGGCCGAGAAGGCGGGCATCAAGGAAGGCGACCGCATCGAGACGATCTCGGGCAAGACCGTGAAGACGTGGGAGGAGGTCGAGATCGAGACCGGCCTCGCCCCTCGCGAGAAGCTGGCCGTCGGGATCGTGCGCGAC
Coding sequences within it:
- a CDS encoding isoprenyl transferase — translated: MIDKDSIAAAGSPDRALLDGLDLARLPRHVAVIMDGNGRWARQRRLPRVEGHRAGIASVRATVETAARLELTALTLYAFSTENWKRPHLEVATLMALLKEYLRRELRTLLDNDIKFRVVGRMDGLDSSVQRELQSALDATAHCKGMVFNIALNYSGRTELADAMRSLAAEVKAGRLQPEEIDEAAIEARLYTAGLPDPDLLIRTSGEMRISNYLLWQIAYAEIYVTPVLWPDFRARHFLEALAEFQKRERRYGGVLDDEQPLREDGPRPAAATR
- a CDS encoding phosphatidate cytidylyltransferase, which translates into the protein MSPKKTWEGLWGQLAGGTLFGAAAAFLIAPGARGTAFVALAGAAFGLVVSATAVVGDLVESTFKRSVAVKDSGGLLPGHGGLLDRLDSLLYASPVLLMALTLLPGGPR
- a CDS encoding 1-deoxy-D-xylulose-5-phosphate reductoisomerase — protein: MTAKKRIALLGATGSIGDSALSVVAHFPERFEIVTMSAGSNLEKFLPAIAAAKPKVVSVKTKEDAARVRQEFPGVAVGFGEQGLVDVATHPDADVVLGGIVGSAGLVPAYEAVKLGKTLALANKETLVVAGEPLMRAARAAGAAVLPVDSEHCALHQALRAGAASEVRRLVLTASGGPFRTRPFETFSAITIEDALRHPTWKMGPKITIDSATMMNKGLEVIEARWLFDVEVERIGVVIHPQSIVHSMVEYVDGSVLAQMSPNDMRFPILYALCYPERIETPLPRLDLAALGTLTFEALDEARYPAVPLACAALKTGGSAPAVLNAANEVAVEAFLKGRIPYLGIVETVARVLARHKVLPISSVAAALEADAWARREAETLLPALERPAATNRAVPA